The following are encoded in a window of Aromatoleum petrolei genomic DNA:
- a CDS encoding DUF7065 domain-containing protein, with protein sequence MGVLLTDADEGVHEKGEQTNWNESRYVDFWDANQRVGGWFRIGNRPNAGWAEMSACITLPDGKTAFMFERPKITANTLHSGNQQWEIVQPWVANRVQYRGELMVMDDPWILIDPKRAFETAPRAFADIDLVCRSTGLKTVMGFDQDHIDKIFLPGQAGFHYQHLARTTGTVRVGEHCWQVAGFGGKDHSWGPRNWHAKIYLRWLIAALDDDNGFMLVRAVGPTKKTRSGFVLDKGKFHLVDDFDMKNHYAGEPNFELRKVELRIRSGERIWDAVGTPQSWLPLRHKQHNEKGEEAILRIVKSPTDWQMAGRHGEGMCEYHDLMVDERPIGLED encoded by the coding sequence ATGGGAGTTCTGCTGACGGATGCCGACGAAGGCGTGCATGAGAAGGGGGAGCAAACCAACTGGAACGAAAGTCGGTACGTCGATTTCTGGGACGCGAATCAGCGGGTGGGCGGCTGGTTCCGCATCGGCAATCGGCCGAACGCAGGCTGGGCAGAGATGTCCGCCTGCATCACCCTCCCGGACGGCAAAACCGCTTTCATGTTCGAACGGCCGAAGATAACGGCTAACACGCTGCACTCGGGCAATCAACAGTGGGAGATCGTGCAGCCTTGGGTCGCCAATCGCGTCCAGTATCGGGGGGAACTCATGGTCATGGACGATCCGTGGATACTCATCGATCCGAAGAGGGCCTTCGAAACCGCGCCGCGCGCGTTCGCTGACATCGACTTGGTCTGTCGCTCAACGGGGCTCAAGACAGTCATGGGCTTCGATCAGGATCACATCGACAAGATCTTCCTGCCCGGCCAGGCCGGTTTCCACTACCAGCACCTGGCCCGTACGACGGGGACGGTGAGGGTCGGTGAACATTGCTGGCAGGTGGCCGGCTTCGGCGGCAAGGATCACTCCTGGGGACCGCGGAACTGGCACGCAAAAATCTATCTGCGCTGGCTGATCGCCGCGCTGGACGACGACAACGGCTTCATGCTCGTGCGAGCGGTCGGTCCGACCAAGAAGACGCGTAGCGGCTTCGTGCTCGACAAGGGAAAGTTTCACCTTGTCGACGACTTCGATATGAAGAACCACTATGCGGGCGAGCCGAACTTCGAACTCAGAAAGGTGGAGCTTCGGATCAGGAGCGGCGAACGTATCTGGGATGCCGTCGGCACGCCCCAATCCTGGCTACCGCTGCGGCACAAACAGCATAACGAGAAGGGGGAGGAAGCAATTCTGCGCATCGTCAAGTCGCCAACCGATTGGCAGATGGCCGGACGGCACGGCGAAGGCATGTGCGAGTATCACGACCTCATGGTGGATGAACGACCCATTGGGCTGGAGGATTGA
- a CDS encoding enoyl-CoA hydratase/isomerase family protein, translating to MSNLYDLPEDIFVTAEGALRIITLNRPNDLNASTTEMLFAYPKLFRALAEDSEARVAILTGAGRAFSAGGDMRHFVKTLDDTDFARAVQENSRRTIHGFIDVPIPIIAAVNGPAVGWGATMATLCDIVLMSEKSFMAEPHINIGLVVGDGISVSWPLYTSLLRAKELIFTGDRIMPQQAVEFGLANRVVPPERLMDEARSLADKLLKQPRQALRETKKLMNLYLHRSAAQMLDATLGRQLAATLSEEHHAIAAAFIAQQKRSQS from the coding sequence ATGTCCAACCTCTACGATCTTCCGGAAGACATCTTCGTGACTGCCGAAGGAGCGCTGCGCATCATCACGCTCAACCGGCCGAATGACCTCAACGCATCGACCACCGAGATGCTGTTCGCCTATCCCAAGCTCTTCCGCGCGCTGGCCGAGGATTCGGAGGCCAGGGTGGCCATCCTCACCGGTGCGGGGCGCGCCTTCAGCGCCGGCGGCGATATGCGCCACTTCGTCAAGACGCTCGACGACACGGATTTCGCACGGGCCGTGCAGGAAAATTCAAGGCGCACCATCCACGGCTTTATCGACGTGCCGATTCCCATCATCGCGGCGGTCAACGGTCCGGCGGTCGGATGGGGCGCAACGATGGCAACCCTGTGCGACATCGTGCTGATGTCGGAGAAATCGTTCATGGCCGAACCCCACATCAACATCGGCCTCGTCGTCGGTGACGGCATCTCCGTTTCCTGGCCGCTCTACACGAGCCTGCTGCGCGCCAAGGAACTGATCTTTACCGGCGACCGCATCATGCCGCAACAGGCGGTGGAATTCGGGCTTGCCAATCGGGTCGTGCCGCCGGAAAGACTGATGGATGAGGCCCGCTCCTTGGCAGACAAGCTGCTAAAGCAACCGCGCCAAGCCCTGCGCGAGACGAAGAAGCTCATGAACCTCTATCTCCATCGGTCGGCGGCGCAAATGCTCGACGCCACCCTCGGCCGGCAACTCGCCGCGACGCTGAGCGAGGAGCACCATGCCATTGCGGCTGCGTTCATCGCTCAGCAGAAGCGTAGCCAGTCGTAA
- a CDS encoding enoyl-CoA hydratase/isomerase family protein, whose amino-acid sequence MTLNRPERLNAITTEWIEDMHSALDVLASDSTVRVVVVTGAGRGFCAGYDLKHSEAVLKDGDLGQVWEGMLSQERLSAIVKRVHKLPQPVIAAVNGPAAGAGFALVLAADLRIAAASANFHVANARIGLAAGDCGISWLFPRLVGLARCYELMLTGRPFDASEAERIGLVSRVVPDEMLLDTTMELATAIAANSAFGVRMTKQVVASALEIASLDVAIDMENRTQVLCALTGDVDEAMHAFREKRPPRFRQP is encoded by the coding sequence ATGACCTTGAACCGCCCCGAGCGCTTGAATGCAATCACAACGGAATGGATCGAGGATATGCATTCCGCACTGGATGTTCTGGCGAGCGACAGCACTGTGCGGGTCGTAGTCGTCACAGGTGCCGGCCGAGGCTTTTGCGCCGGCTATGACCTCAAGCACTCGGAGGCGGTTCTGAAAGACGGAGACCTCGGACAGGTGTGGGAAGGCATGCTCAGTCAGGAACGCCTGTCCGCTATTGTGAAGCGTGTCCATAAGTTGCCCCAGCCGGTAATCGCTGCGGTAAATGGACCAGCCGCCGGCGCCGGCTTCGCCTTGGTCCTCGCTGCCGACCTTCGCATCGCCGCTGCCAGCGCCAATTTCCATGTCGCCAATGCCCGCATCGGTCTAGCGGCCGGCGATTGCGGCATCAGCTGGCTATTCCCGCGCTTGGTAGGGCTTGCCCGCTGCTATGAGTTGATGCTTACTGGCAGGCCTTTCGATGCCTCTGAGGCTGAACGCATCGGACTCGTCTCCAGGGTCGTGCCCGACGAAATGCTGCTCGATACAACTATGGAACTGGCAACGGCGATCGCCGCCAACTCGGCCTTCGGTGTGCGCATGACCAAGCAAGTCGTGGCCAGTGCCCTGGAAATTGCGAGCTTGGACGTTGCGATCGACATGGAGAATCGCACTCAGGTGCTCTGCGCCTTGACAGGCGACGTGGACGAGGCGATGCATGCCTTCCGGGAAAAGCGGCCTCCCCGCTTTCGTCAGCCTTAG
- a CDS encoding putative zinc-binding protein, with protein MSTEAVAVDRSKLPLVYSCSGCSSAAQTSNDVALALDRRNLAEMSCIAGVGGDVPKLVKVAKSGRPIIAIDGCALSCVKSALARHGVQPAVWHELSQYEVEKVYGADPDQANVQKVLDIVIESIPN; from the coding sequence ATGAGCACCGAGGCAGTCGCTGTGGATCGTTCGAAGCTCCCGTTAGTTTATTCCTGTTCTGGCTGCTCGAGCGCGGCGCAGACGAGTAACGATGTGGCGCTGGCACTGGATCGGCGCAACCTGGCCGAAATGTCCTGCATCGCTGGCGTGGGAGGGGACGTGCCCAAGCTGGTGAAGGTTGCCAAGTCGGGGCGCCCGATCATCGCCATCGACGGCTGCGCGCTGTCCTGCGTCAAGAGCGCCTTGGCGCGCCACGGCGTTCAACCGGCGGTGTGGCACGAACTCTCGCAATACGAGGTCGAGAAGGTCTACGGCGCCGATCCGGATCAAGCTAACGTCCAGAAGGTTCTCGACATCGTCATCGAGTCGATTCCCAACTGA
- a CDS encoding SDR family NAD(P)-dependent oxidoreductase, translating to MGLLDNKVAIITGAGSGLGRAYALLLAKEGAGVVVNDFNAENAAKVVHEIEVNGGRAVAAVADVSSMAGGESILVTALEAFGRVDILINNAGILRDKGLANLSEEMWDAVVNVHLKGTFCVTQPVFRWMKDNKAGGVIVNTSSSSGLAGNVGQTNYGAAKAGIWGFSNSLALEGKKYGIRVWTLVPAAVTPLTANVLPSELSQSWSPERVAPVILYMVSSLSGDKTNRTIFASGTKIMELKMVSGPVLSNPGGLTARDIAASDKDLFLDDKGLDFNP from the coding sequence ATGGGTCTGTTAGACAACAAGGTTGCGATCATCACGGGAGCCGGGAGCGGGTTGGGTCGCGCTTACGCGCTCTTGCTGGCGAAAGAAGGCGCAGGTGTCGTGGTAAACGACTTCAACGCGGAGAACGCAGCGAAGGTGGTACACGAAATCGAGGTCAATGGAGGTCGCGCGGTTGCCGCAGTCGCCGATGTGAGCAGCATGGCCGGTGGGGAGTCGATCCTCGTCACGGCACTAGAGGCGTTCGGACGTGTTGATATCCTGATCAACAATGCGGGGATTCTGCGCGACAAGGGTCTTGCCAACCTTAGCGAAGAGATGTGGGATGCGGTCGTAAACGTCCATCTCAAGGGTACCTTCTGCGTCACGCAGCCGGTGTTTCGCTGGATGAAGGACAATAAAGCAGGAGGGGTAATCGTCAATACCAGCTCCTCTTCAGGTCTGGCTGGCAATGTCGGACAGACGAACTATGGCGCCGCAAAAGCAGGAATCTGGGGGTTCAGCAATAGCCTCGCGTTGGAGGGAAAGAAATACGGAATCCGCGTTTGGACCCTGGTTCCTGCCGCCGTCACGCCTCTCACAGCGAATGTTCTTCCATCAGAGCTGTCCCAATCGTGGTCACCGGAGCGCGTAGCCCCGGTCATCCTGTACATGGTCAGCAGCCTTTCCGGAGACAAAACGAATAGGACGATCTTTGCCTCGGGCACCAAGATAATGGAGTTGAAGATGGTATCTGGCCCCGTCTTGTCCAATCCCGGAGGTCTTACCGCGCGGGACATCGCTGCGTCGGATAAGGACCTTTTCCTTGACGACAAGGGCCTCGATTTCAACCCCTGA
- a CDS encoding NADPH:quinone oxidoreductase family protein, which produces MRAIVCKHYGPPQSLVLEELPEPVPGPGQLVVEVRAAGVNFPDALVVQGKHQYRPVPPFGVGCELAGTIKALGPRVGGFSIGQRVYAQGSHGAFAEVALVDADAVRPMPDDLSFEAAAGLSITYNTAYYSLVILGRVSPGETVLVLGGAGGVGLAAIEVAKACGARVVAAASNPEKLAVCAAAGADMLINYSAENLRERLRHFAPQGVNVVLDPVGGAYAEPSLRAMAWQGRYLVVGFAAGEIPKIPLNLVLLKGCSVTGVFLGEALSREPETARAIETGVGELMAAGKIRPYVSARYPLERTADALNDLLMRRVIGKIVITP; this is translated from the coding sequence ATGAGGGCCATCGTCTGTAAGCACTACGGACCACCACAATCGCTCGTCCTCGAGGAGCTGCCGGAGCCTGTGCCCGGTCCTGGGCAGTTGGTAGTGGAGGTGCGTGCGGCTGGGGTGAACTTCCCCGACGCTCTGGTCGTGCAGGGCAAGCACCAATACCGGCCCGTGCCGCCATTCGGGGTGGGATGCGAACTTGCCGGTACAATCAAGGCGTTGGGCCCGCGGGTCGGGGGTTTTTCCATCGGCCAGAGGGTCTATGCCCAGGGATCGCACGGGGCTTTTGCCGAGGTGGCCCTGGTCGATGCGGACGCCGTCCGGCCGATGCCGGATGACCTTTCCTTTGAGGCGGCGGCCGGCCTGTCAATCACGTATAACACGGCCTACTATAGTTTGGTCATCCTCGGCCGGGTGTCGCCGGGAGAGACTGTCCTCGTGCTCGGCGGCGCGGGCGGCGTTGGCCTCGCCGCGATTGAGGTAGCTAAGGCGTGCGGGGCGCGGGTGGTGGCCGCTGCGTCTAACCCGGAAAAGTTGGCGGTCTGTGCGGCGGCCGGAGCTGACATGCTGATTAACTACAGTGCCGAGAACCTGCGGGAGAGGCTCCGGCACTTCGCGCCCCAGGGGGTGAACGTGGTGCTCGACCCAGTTGGTGGCGCCTACGCGGAGCCTTCCCTGCGTGCGATGGCTTGGCAGGGGCGCTACCTGGTGGTGGGATTCGCCGCCGGTGAGATTCCCAAAATTCCCCTCAACTTGGTCCTGCTGAAGGGCTGCTCCGTGACCGGGGTTTTCTTGGGGGAGGCGCTGAGCCGAGAGCCCGAGACGGCGCGCGCCATCGAGACAGGGGTAGGGGAGCTGATGGCTGCCGGCAAGATCCGTCCATACGTTTCGGCGCGCTATCCCCTCGAGCGCACCGCTGATGCACTTAACGACCTCCTAATGCGACGAGTCATCGGAAAAATTGTCATTACCCCTTAA
- a CDS encoding universal stress protein codes for MYRHLLVPTDGTELSNELIASAVGLARALGARVTFFHAQREYAASLFGDGALMHLLSPDIFAEIAAGDGRAVLAKAETYAVEAGVAFGSVLKVSDYPHEAILQTAKDCGCDLICMASHGRKGIKSVMLGSQTQKVLSHAQIPVLIGPSESSSSAPMMNKTIAIMQDEHRSLAVMIYGIRHLLQTASNEGLSPDFSLLRSMLYYIETFPQKLHHPKEEHYIFPRLRGRTSELDQVIAELSVQHREDSYKLNQLKQALATYEADPGRGADESITALDVYMDFTRAHMSTEDKFILPAARRYIPEPEWAEIAEAFGKNGDPNFGTDLTSAFRILFTRIANRTAARAKKADPA; via the coding sequence ATGTATCGCCATCTGCTGGTACCCACCGACGGCACCGAATTGTCCAATGAATTAATTGCATCTGCCGTCGGGCTGGCGCGTGCTCTAGGTGCGCGCGTGACATTTTTTCACGCCCAACGCGAATACGCTGCCTCTCTGTTCGGTGATGGGGCCCTTATGCACCTGCTTTCCCCCGACATCTTTGCCGAGATCGCCGCGGGCGATGGACGTGCGGTCTTAGCCAAGGCCGAGACCTATGCGGTGGAAGCGGGGGTGGCTTTCGGCTCAGTGCTCAAGGTGAGCGATTACCCCCATGAAGCGATCCTCCAGACAGCCAAAGATTGCGGCTGCGATCTGATATGCATGGCATCCCATGGTCGCAAGGGGATCAAGAGCGTCATGCTGGGTTCTCAGACGCAAAAAGTGCTCTCGCACGCCCAGATTCCCGTGCTGATTGGACCGAGCGAAAGCAGCTCTTCGGCGCCCATGATGAACAAAACCATTGCCATTATGCAGGACGAGCATCGTTCGCTCGCGGTAATGATCTATGGGATCAGGCACCTGCTGCAAACGGCCAGCAATGAAGGCCTAAGCCCGGATTTCAGTCTTCTGCGCTCAATGCTGTATTACATCGAGACCTTTCCACAGAAGCTGCATCATCCCAAGGAAGAACACTATATCTTTCCGCGGTTGCGCGGGCGGACGAGCGAACTCGACCAGGTAATCGCAGAACTATCTGTCCAGCATAGAGAAGACTCTTACAAACTGAACCAGCTGAAACAAGCCCTGGCGACATACGAGGCGGATCCTGGACGCGGTGCTGACGAATCGATCACAGCCCTTGATGTCTATATGGATTTCACGCGAGCACATATGAGCACCGAAGACAAATTCATATTGCCAGCCGCCCGCCGCTATATTCCCGAGCCCGAATGGGCAGAGATCGCCGAGGCCTTCGGCAAGAACGGCGATCCCAACTTCGGCACAGACCTCACATCCGCCTTCCGCATCCTGTTTACCAGGATCGCGAATCGCACCGCAGCACGGGCGAAGAAAGCCGACCCCGCCTAA
- a CDS encoding phosphotransferase family protein, translating to MDTSLRGIDAAALDGWFQDNIADVHAPLRFELIAGGHSNLTYRVDEAGGRKFALRRPPLGFKPRHGAHDVVREYRILAALKDSAVPVPVAEALCTDSSIIGASFYVTRWVEGYILDRPSHVEAVLADSGARRRAAFSLVDTLAELHRCEVDAVGLGDLGQRDNYLERQLIRLGQVWETTKTRELPIIDSLHKELLARCPPQRYTGIVHSDYRFGNVMLGAAGDVAAVLDWELCALGDVTVDVAYLLTNWDLPEDPWPDVWMQPAPTRAGGFPSRHEILARYAEKTGFDLQAIDYYCAFCYWRIAVLAEGIKRRYETGVIAQHTDLDALDRRVRNRAAMAERYLKAA from the coding sequence ATGGACACGTCGCTCCGAGGCATCGACGCTGCCGCGTTGGATGGCTGGTTTCAGGACAATATCGCTGACGTTCATGCCCCGCTTCGCTTCGAGCTGATCGCAGGGGGGCATTCGAACCTCACCTACAGAGTCGATGAAGCCGGCGGCAGGAAGTTCGCGCTGCGCCGGCCTCCGCTTGGTTTCAAGCCCCGACATGGCGCGCACGACGTGGTGCGCGAATATCGGATTCTCGCCGCATTGAAGGACTCCGCGGTGCCCGTTCCGGTTGCGGAAGCGCTCTGTACCGACAGTTCGATCATAGGCGCGTCCTTCTATGTGACGCGTTGGGTGGAAGGATACATCCTCGACAGACCTTCGCACGTCGAAGCGGTGCTAGCTGATTCGGGTGCGCGCCGCCGAGCCGCGTTCAGCCTGGTCGACACGCTCGCCGAACTCCACCGTTGCGAAGTGGACGCCGTCGGGCTCGGTGACCTCGGACAGCGGGACAACTATCTCGAACGGCAGCTCATTCGCCTCGGCCAGGTATGGGAAACAACGAAAACGCGTGAACTGCCGATCATCGACTCGCTTCACAAAGAGCTGCTTGCACGTTGTCCGCCGCAGCGCTATACGGGAATCGTGCATAGCGACTATCGTTTCGGAAACGTCATGTTGGGGGCTGCCGGCGACGTTGCTGCAGTGTTGGACTGGGAGCTGTGCGCGCTCGGCGATGTGACGGTCGACGTCGCCTATCTGCTGACCAACTGGGACTTGCCCGAAGACCCGTGGCCCGACGTGTGGATGCAGCCTGCGCCCACGCGTGCCGGCGGCTTTCCTTCGCGGCACGAAATTCTTGCGCGCTATGCGGAAAAGACCGGCTTCGATCTGCAGGCCATCGACTATTACTGCGCCTTCTGCTATTGGCGCATCGCCGTACTTGCCGAAGGCATCAAGCGCCGCTACGAGACGGGCGTCATCGCCCAACACACTGATCTGGATGCGCTCGACCGTCGTGTGCGGAATCGCGCGGCCATGGCGGAACGATACCTGAAGGCAGCCTAA
- a CDS encoding MFS transporter: protein MMNPSQKPVSELSLMAVLMLAVMVVGFDGGMMFSAMPTMIRLFGDPVVAGWLITAYFLTAAGSCAVSSRLGDLYGRGRVLRWMFVMAILGSAIAAFAPTLEWIVVGRALQGISDAILPLTFGLARERLPEHRVPHGISYLSGAGVIFAGLGVFLGGVVVDNLSWHALFYASGMLGVVALLAAELVLPPSKMEIKREALDIIGGLLFLPAITLVLIAITNAKKAGWHDPAVLAMIGLGLALMVVWARYESLHPNPLIDVRQFRNWQIAITNLNMILFGLATSQLMLVLLLLLQQPKWTGVGLALSATLAGAIKIPSNLTALITAPWCARLTGRYGARQAALYGLAFQTVGWAMLTGIHDSLPAVVALLIFLGVGTSMTYAALANLIVEAIPAERTSEAIGVMQVVRTTTTAIGAQVVTFLLYSSTLSDPSGGAGIYPSPWSYKLTLGAITCAVFVGLLLTYTLPRRSTASPAVAISS from the coding sequence ATGATGAATCCATCGCAAAAGCCAGTATCCGAACTCTCTTTGATGGCGGTCCTCATGCTGGCGGTCATGGTTGTCGGCTTCGACGGAGGCATGATGTTTTCCGCCATGCCTACGATGATTCGCCTCTTCGGCGACCCGGTCGTGGCCGGCTGGCTGATCACTGCTTATTTCCTCACTGCCGCAGGCTCCTGTGCCGTTTCCTCACGCTTGGGCGATCTTTACGGGCGTGGCCGCGTACTGCGCTGGATGTTCGTCATGGCGATTCTGGGTTCCGCCATCGCAGCATTCGCCCCGACCCTGGAATGGATTGTCGTGGGGCGGGCCCTGCAGGGGATCTCGGACGCGATCCTGCCGTTGACATTCGGGCTGGCGCGAGAACGGCTGCCGGAACACCGCGTCCCCCACGGGATCAGCTATCTTTCCGGGGCAGGTGTCATCTTCGCCGGTCTGGGTGTGTTCCTGGGCGGCGTGGTTGTGGATAACCTGTCATGGCATGCACTGTTCTATGCATCCGGCATGTTAGGGGTGGTCGCGCTCCTCGCGGCCGAACTGGTGCTGCCACCCTCGAAGATGGAGATAAAGCGAGAGGCCCTGGATATCATCGGCGGCCTGTTGTTTCTTCCTGCCATCACCTTGGTGCTGATCGCCATTACCAATGCGAAGAAGGCGGGGTGGCATGACCCGGCTGTGCTCGCAATGATCGGACTCGGGTTGGCGCTCATGGTCGTCTGGGCGCGGTACGAGTCGCTCCACCCGAATCCTCTGATCGACGTGCGGCAGTTCCGGAACTGGCAGATCGCCATTACCAACCTCAACATGATTCTATTCGGCCTGGCCACTAGCCAGCTGATGTTGGTTCTGCTCCTGCTGCTCCAGCAGCCAAAATGGACGGGCGTAGGCCTCGCGCTTTCGGCGACACTGGCCGGCGCCATCAAGATTCCCTCAAACCTGACGGCTTTGATCACGGCCCCCTGGTGTGCCCGCCTTACTGGGCGCTACGGGGCGCGCCAGGCAGCTCTCTACGGCTTGGCTTTCCAGACAGTGGGGTGGGCCATGCTGACCGGGATCCATGACTCGCTTCCGGCCGTTGTGGCGCTGCTGATCTTCCTCGGTGTGGGGACCAGTATGACTTATGCGGCCTTGGCGAACCTGATCGTGGAAGCGATCCCCGCCGAACGTACTAGCGAGGCCATTGGCGTGATGCAGGTGGTGCGGACTACCACCACGGCCATCGGGGCCCAAGTGGTCACCTTTCTGCTCTATTCGTCGACGTTGAGCGATCCGAGCGGAGGCGCGGGCATCTATCCATCGCCCTGGAGCTACAAGCTGACCCTCGGGGCTATTACCTGCGCTGTGTTCGTCGGCTTGCTGCTGACTTACACGTTGCCGCGCCGTTCCACTGCCAGCCCGGCCGTAGCGATCAGCAGCTGA
- a CDS encoding LysR family transcriptional regulator → MAVLRQMNSHSTRFPVSITTNIKLRLLRAVIPLEYLRAFEQAVRTGSFTAAADRLGISRPAVSKSIAQLEMQLDTRLFNRTTRRLHLTAEGRTYFEKVSAGLAQLDEASELLKESRMGPTGLIRVSSITVFGKYYILPLLPTFFSKYPKVDLEMSFNDGMPDLIGQGLDVGIVRGSKKDSSLISRRLYELHDLFLVASPSYLMAHGVPMTLADLASHQFIRVRLSTGEVPAMEFEAVDEFGGKADQSHRVLLNPQGRLVVTEHFDAVIDASLAGLGIAISHFGMVASHLAAGELKVVLPDYRIRSLSSETQEIFIRYPHREYLPLKIRVFVDFLTEHFRGTEAAHRDLAQYAVLG, encoded by the coding sequence ATGGCCGTGCTGCGCCAAATGAACTCGCATTCGACACGTTTTCCAGTTAGCATTACAACGAATATCAAACTGCGATTACTAAGAGCCGTGATCCCGCTTGAGTACCTGCGTGCATTTGAACAGGCGGTGCGTACCGGAAGCTTCACAGCGGCGGCCGACCGCTTAGGCATTTCGCGGCCAGCGGTGAGCAAGAGCATCGCCCAACTGGAGATGCAGTTGGATACCCGGCTTTTCAATCGAACCACGAGGCGCCTGCACCTCACCGCGGAAGGTCGCACGTACTTCGAGAAGGTCAGCGCTGGCCTGGCCCAGTTGGACGAGGCGAGCGAATTGCTCAAAGAATCCAGAATGGGCCCCACCGGCCTGATTCGGGTCTCCTCGATCACCGTCTTTGGCAAGTACTATATCCTGCCTCTCCTCCCGACCTTCTTCTCCAAATATCCCAAGGTCGACCTGGAGATGTCTTTTAACGATGGCATGCCGGATCTTATCGGCCAGGGACTGGACGTTGGCATCGTGCGCGGCAGCAAGAAAGACTCGAGCCTGATTTCACGCCGCCTGTACGAACTGCATGACCTCTTTCTGGTAGCAAGTCCCAGTTATTTGATGGCCCATGGCGTTCCCATGACATTGGCGGATCTGGCATCCCACCAGTTCATTCGGGTTCGCCTCTCGACAGGGGAGGTCCCTGCTATGGAGTTCGAAGCGGTGGATGAGTTCGGCGGCAAGGCCGATCAATCACACCGCGTTCTTCTAAATCCCCAAGGCCGCCTGGTGGTGACGGAACACTTTGACGCCGTCATTGACGCCTCTCTAGCCGGGCTAGGCATCGCGATTTCCCACTTCGGCATGGTAGCGTCTCACCTCGCTGCCGGCGAACTCAAGGTAGTGTTGCCGGACTACCGCATTCGAAGCCTATCCAGCGAAACGCAAGAGATTTTCATCCGGTATCCTCATCGGGAATACCTGCCCCTCAAGATTCGCGTTTTCGTCGATTTTCTGACCGAGCACTTCCGCGGAACGGAGGCGGCGCACCGCGACTTGGCTCAATATGCCGTTCTTGGGTGA
- a CDS encoding NmrA family NAD(P)-binding protein, which produces MPRPEPHILVTGATGAQGGAAARELLGAGFRVRILTRTPDGPAARALAGCGAGIAKGDMGDMASLIAAMEGIYGVFSVQQPDPDGSDAERRHGFALVEAARQTGVRHFVHASVCEAGRHTGFPGWESGYWYQKYWTDKWDIEEAVRNAGFLHWTVLKPAFLMDNFAQPKAQRMFPHLRAGRIVSALLPETRMQMIAADDVGAFARAAIADPMRFDRQNIDLAAETLTMFEVASVLREQLHKRVRAESVSPGDARAAGLFPGWVRSQEWTNEIGYRADISALNSYGLPLTSFRQWVVRHASEIVIDV; this is translated from the coding sequence ATGCCCCGACCCGAACCGCACATTCTTGTCACCGGTGCTACGGGTGCTCAGGGAGGCGCCGCTGCGCGCGAACTGCTCGGCGCAGGCTTTCGTGTTCGCATTCTGACGCGCACTCCGGATGGGCCGGCTGCGCGCGCTCTCGCCGGATGCGGAGCTGGAATCGCAAAAGGCGACATGGGGGATATGGCGTCGCTAATTGCCGCCATGGAAGGCATCTACGGTGTGTTCTCGGTGCAGCAGCCCGATCCGGACGGCTCCGACGCCGAGCGGCGCCATGGTTTCGCCCTGGTGGAGGCTGCACGCCAAACAGGCGTTCGGCACTTCGTCCATGCCTCGGTCTGCGAGGCCGGCCGGCACACCGGGTTTCCGGGATGGGAAAGCGGCTATTGGTACCAGAAATACTGGACTGACAAGTGGGATATCGAAGAAGCCGTGCGCAACGCAGGTTTTCTCCATTGGACGGTATTGAAGCCTGCCTTCCTGATGGACAATTTTGCGCAGCCCAAGGCGCAGCGCATGTTTCCGCATTTGCGGGCAGGACGGATTGTCAGCGCCCTGCTGCCTGAAACCCGCATGCAAATGATCGCCGCCGACGACGTCGGCGCCTTCGCCCGCGCCGCCATCGCCGATCCGATGCGCTTCGACCGTCAGAACATCGACCTAGCGGCCGAAACGCTGACTATGTTCGAGGTCGCCAGCGTGCTCCGCGAGCAATTGCACAAGAGGGTTCGCGCCGAGTCGGTAAGTCCTGGCGACGCCCGCGCGGCGGGCCTTTTCCCCGGCTGGGTGCGCTCGCAGGAATGGACCAACGAAATTGGCTATCGGGCCGACATCTCAGCCCTTAACTCGTACGGCCTCCCGCTCACCAGCTTCCGGCAGTGGGTTGTGCGCCATGCGAGTGAAATCGTCATAGACGTCTGA